In the genome of Streptomyces sp. Tu 3180, the window GACACGGCGCTGTTCGTGCTGGACGAGGAGAACATCGCGTACCACCCGGAGGCGTTCTCGCCGGGGAGCCGCGAGGTGCTCGCCCGGCTGTACCCGGACGCGGTGCTCGCGACCCGTGAGGACGCGATGGCGTTCGGCCTGAACTCCGTGTCCGACGGACGCCACGTCTTCATCTCGCCCGGGGCCACGGCCCTCGCCGCCCGGCTCGCCGACCGCGGCTACGTCCCCGTCCCCGTCGACCTGTCCGAGTTCCACAAGGCGGGCGGGGGCATCAAGTGCTGCACTCAGGAGATCCGCTCATGACCTCTGTCGTCCCCGCGCGTTCGTCCGCCGAGCTGATCGACGCGGAGGAACCGGTCCTCGCGCACAACTACCACCCGCTGCCCGTGGTCGTCGCCCGCGCGGAGGGCGCGTGGGTGGAGGACGTGGAGGGCCGGCGGTACCTCGACATGCTGGCCGGCTACTCGGCGCTCAACTTCGGCCACCGCCACCCCGCGCTGATCGAGGCGGCGCACCGCCAGCTGGACCGGCTCACGCTGACCTCGCGCGCGTTCCACAACGACCGGCTCGCCGGGTTCGCCGAGCGGCTGGCCGCGCTGACCGGCCTGGACATGGTGCTGCCGATGAACACCGGCGCGGAGGCGGTGGAGAGCGGCATCAAGGTGGCCCGCAAGTGGGCCTACGACGTGAAGGGCGTCCCGGCCGACCGGGCGACGATCGTGGTGGCGGCGGACAACTTCCACGGCCGCACGACGACGATCGTCAGCTTCTCGACGGACGAGGTGGCGCGCACCGGTTTCGGCCCCTTCACCCCGGGCTTCCGGGTGGTGCCCTACAACGACCTCGCGGCGCTGGAGGCGGCGGTCGACGAGACGACGGCCGCGGTGCTGATCGAGCCGGTCCAGGGCGAGGCGGGCGTCGTCGTCCCGGACGACGGCTACCTGGCGGGCGTGCGGGAGCTGACGCGCCGCGAGGGGTGCCTGTTCGTCGCCGACGAGATCCAGTCGGGGCTGGGCCGCACCGGCCGCACGCTCGCCGTGGAGCACGAGTCGGTCGTCCCGGACGTGGTCCTGCTCGGCAAGGCGCTGGGCGGCGGCATCGTCCCGGTGTCGGCGGTGGTCGCCCGGCGCGAGGTGCTCCAGGTGCTGCACCCCGGGGAGCACGGGTCGACCTTCGGCGGCAATCCGCTGGCCGCGGCGGTCGGTACGGCCGTGGTGGAGCTGCTGGAGACCGGTGAGTTCCAGCAGCGGGCGGCGGAACTGGGGGTGGTCCTGCGCGAGGGCCTGGAGGCGCTGGCCGGCAAGGGCGTCGTCGGCTTCCGCTCCCGCGGCCTGTGGGCGGGCGTCGACGTGGACCCGGCCCTCGGCACGGGCCGCGAGGTGAGCGAACGCCTCATGCGCGAGGGCGTGCTCGTCAAGGACACCCACGGCTCCACCATCCGTCTGGCCCCGCCGCTGACGATCACGGCGGACGAGCTCCGGGGGGCCCTGGGGACCCTGGAGAAGGTCCTGGGCCGCCGGGACTGAACCGGCGGTGCGGGGTGTGGCGGTCCGCGGGCCCGTCACACCCCCCTCGGGCCGGGCCGTCCCGCCGGGGAGGCCCGGCGCCGCCCGCCCCGCCACCCGGGGAGCCCCCTTTCCGGTCAAGGGTGAAGATGGGGACAAGAGGTGGTAGACCACTCTCAGCGACAGAGAGGTCGGCCGTGGGCGGACACAAGGAGCAGGACGTTGCCCGGCAGGGGTTCGATGTGGCCGACGCCGCTCCCCTGTTGCTCGATCCGCAGGGCGTGGTGTCGGGCTGGACCGGTCAGGCCGAGCGGCTGCTGGGGCATTGCGCGTCCGAGGCGGTGGGCAGGAAGCTCGCCGAGCTGCTGACCCCCCAGGACGCCGAACGGGTGCCGGACCTGGTCGAGCGGTGCCGGGCGGACGGCGGCTGGGCGGGGCTGATGACGGCCCTGCACCGGGACGGGCGGCCGGTCGCGGTCATGGTCCGGATCATCCCGACCGTGGAGCCGCGGGGCCGCTCGCCGCTGCTGGTGCTGCTGTCGGAGCTGGCCGGCGCGCGCGGCTGGGACATGAGCCGCCCGGTGCTGGAGCAGCTGGTCACCGGCTCGCCGATCGGCATCGCGATCGTGGACACGGATCTGCGCTTCGTGTGGTCCAACGCCGCACTGGAGCAGTTCGGCGGCGGTCCGCCCGAGCGGCGCCTGGGGCTGCGGTTCGCGGACGTCCAGCCGGGCATGGACGCCGAGTCCGTCGAGGCGCAGATGCGGCACGTGCTGGAGACCGGCGAACGCGTGGTCGGCTACGAGCACGTCGGCCGCGTCCGCTCGGCACCGCTGCGCGACACCGCGCACATGCTCTCGTTCACCCGGCTCGACGACGAGCAGGGCCACCCGATGGGCGTCTACTACACGGTCGTGGACATCACCGAGCGGCACCGCGCCCGGCAGCGCCTCGCCCTGCTCGACCGGGCCGGCGAGTACATCGGCCGCACCCTGGACATCATGCGCACCGCGCAGGAACTGGCCGACGTCGCCGTGCCGGAGCTCGCGGAGTTCGTCGTCGTCGACCTGCTGGAGACGGTGCTGCGGGGCGCCGAGCTGCCGCCCGGACCGCTCGCGGAGTCGGACCGGGTGCCGCTGCGCCGCGCGGGCCACCGGTCGCTGTACAAGGACCTGCCGCGAACGGCCGTGGAGCACGGCGGGGTGGTGACGTACCTGGCCGACTCGCCACCGGTCCGCTGTCTGACCACGGGGCGGTCCTGGCGGCAGGAGCGGCTCGACCCGCTCGCCACGGGGTGGTTCGCGGGGATGCCGGACGACTACGAGCCCACCTTCCTGGAGCTGGGCCTGCAGAGCGTGATGATCGTGCCGGTCCGCGCCCGGGGCGTCACCCTGGGCATCACCACGTTCTTCCGGCGCCGCCGTGAGAACCCCTTCGACGCGGACGACCTGAACCTGGCCGAGGACCTCGTCTCCCGTGCCGCCGTCTGCGTGGACAACGCCCGGCGCTACACCCGCGAGCGGGACGCCGCGCTCGTCCTGCAGCGCAGCCTGCTGCCCCGCCGGCTGCCCGAGCAGGATGCCGTCGAGGTGTCCGCGTGCTACCGCCCGGCCGACGAACTGACCGGTCTGGGCGGCGACTGGTACGACCTCGTCCGGCTGTCCGGCGCCCGTGTCGCCCTCGTCGTCGGCGAGGTGCCCGGGCACGGCATCGGCGCCGCCGCGGCCATGGGCCGGCTGCGGACCGCGGTGCGGACCCTGGCCGCGCTGGACCTGTCGCCCGAGGAGGTGCTCGCCCACCTCGACGACCTGGTGTCCGGCTGCCCCGCGCAGGACGGGGACGAGGAGCCGGAGACCGGGGTCCCGGGCGGCCAGGCCGTGGGGGCCGGCTGCCTGTACGTGATCTACGACCCGGTGGAGGGCCGGTGCACGATGTCCGCCGCCGGCCATCCCGCGCCCGCCGTGGTGGCGCCCGACGGCACGGTCACCTTCGTGGAGCTTCCGCAGGGCCCCGCGCTCGGCGTGGGCGGTCCGCCGTTCGAGTCGGTGGAGTTCTCCCTGGCCGAGGGCAGCACGCTCGCCCTGCACACCGACGGCCTGCTGGCCCACGCGGGCACGGGCCGGGACCGGCTGCGGCGGGCGCTGGAGGGGGCCCCGGAGTCGCTCGAGCCCAGCTGCCGTGCCGTGATGGACGCACTGGTGCCGGCCCGTCCGTACGACGACGTGGCCCTGCTGATGGCCCGTACCAAGCGCCTCGCTCCCGGGCGGGTCGCGGTCTGGGCCCTGCC includes:
- the rocD gene encoding ornithine--oxo-acid transaminase, yielding MTSVVPARSSAELIDAEEPVLAHNYHPLPVVVARAEGAWVEDVEGRRYLDMLAGYSALNFGHRHPALIEAAHRQLDRLTLTSRAFHNDRLAGFAERLAALTGLDMVLPMNTGAEAVESGIKVARKWAYDVKGVPADRATIVVAADNFHGRTTTIVSFSTDEVARTGFGPFTPGFRVVPYNDLAALEAAVDETTAAVLIEPVQGEAGVVVPDDGYLAGVRELTRREGCLFVADEIQSGLGRTGRTLAVEHESVVPDVVLLGKALGGGIVPVSAVVARREVLQVLHPGEHGSTFGGNPLAAAVGTAVVELLETGEFQQRAAELGVVLREGLEALAGKGVVGFRSRGLWAGVDVDPALGTGREVSERLMREGVLVKDTHGSTIRLAPPLTITADELRGALGTLEKVLGRRD
- a CDS encoding SpoIIE family protein phosphatase, whose amino-acid sequence is MGGHKEQDVARQGFDVADAAPLLLDPQGVVSGWTGQAERLLGHCASEAVGRKLAELLTPQDAERVPDLVERCRADGGWAGLMTALHRDGRPVAVMVRIIPTVEPRGRSPLLVLLSELAGARGWDMSRPVLEQLVTGSPIGIAIVDTDLRFVWSNAALEQFGGGPPERRLGLRFADVQPGMDAESVEAQMRHVLETGERVVGYEHVGRVRSAPLRDTAHMLSFTRLDDEQGHPMGVYYTVVDITERHRARQRLALLDRAGEYIGRTLDIMRTAQELADVAVPELAEFVVVDLLETVLRGAELPPGPLAESDRVPLRRAGHRSLYKDLPRTAVEHGGVVTYLADSPPVRCLTTGRSWRQERLDPLATGWFAGMPDDYEPTFLELGLQSVMIVPVRARGVTLGITTFFRRRRENPFDADDLNLAEDLVSRAAVCVDNARRYTRERDAALVLQRSLLPRRLPEQDAVEVSACYRPADELTGLGGDWYDLVRLSGARVALVVGEVPGHGIGAAAAMGRLRTAVRTLAALDLSPEEVLAHLDDLVSGCPAQDGDEEPETGVPGGQAVGAGCLYVIYDPVEGRCTMSAAGHPAPAVVAPDGTVTFVELPQGPALGVGGPPFESVEFSLAEGSTLALHTDGLLAHAGTGRDRLRRALEGAPESLEPSCRAVMDALVPARPYDDVALLMARTKRLAPGRVAVWALPGDPAVVAEARRSATRQLARWGLDELAFTTELVVSELVTNAIRHAVGPVRLRLILERSLVCEVFDGGATTPRVRHPRVMDEGGRGLLLVSQLSQRWGTRFLAEGKIIWAEQSLDAPAG